The following proteins come from a genomic window of Alicyclobacillus dauci:
- a CDS encoding copper resistance CopC/CopD family protein, with translation MAMVSLPMVASAHAYVVQSSPTVSQSLSNAPSIIEVRFDENVQLVPDGLTVTDEDNHRVDLQDAKLDPQDHNEIKCRVPSNLPKGIYTIHWQVISADGHMVQGTIPFGIKVDVNSLHLGATETGYTPGPSMLLDRCSEYLGLALIIGVVVFFRFLWPISTAAGLRGIQRWVIGLGWALMTVGVAFSLPIQAAITWSVHGFTSFSPRYLLRTLNFTLFGYLWVIQMLLLLIVPPVIAVLMSPRIRNRWWWIVSPGFLIPITIGLTGHAVAESNPTLPVFAVIIHIYAASIWVGGIIASLVLINMSLRKPELFGHSEVLHSIRRFSIVAVSSVILLGLTGFYAAFLHIPTWYALFRTEYGQTLLVKLLLFGAMLLLAAIHWAKRTKVTVSLRTFVAAEFVVSLAVFVATALLTNLPTGQNNPGPVHKTRLISDEKITLSITPSHVGENQFTVSVTDNKGKPLGTIQQVTLEFSSASVPQGAENLRLTRERLGVYSGKGLNLSGGGRWNVTVDILTNSFTDLNVTFPISVGQ, from the coding sequence ATGGCTATGGTTTCACTGCCTATGGTGGCAAGCGCCCATGCATATGTCGTGCAATCAAGTCCAACTGTCAGCCAGTCACTCAGCAATGCCCCGTCCATAATCGAAGTCCGTTTTGACGAGAATGTACAACTCGTTCCAGACGGATTGACGGTTACAGACGAGGACAATCACCGAGTTGACTTGCAAGACGCTAAACTTGACCCACAGGACCATAACGAAATTAAGTGTCGGGTTCCATCAAATTTGCCCAAAGGTATATATACCATTCACTGGCAGGTGATTTCGGCAGATGGGCATATGGTCCAAGGAACCATTCCTTTTGGTATCAAAGTCGACGTTAATTCGCTCCATCTAGGGGCAACCGAGACTGGATATACACCCGGTCCATCCATGTTATTGGATAGATGTTCGGAGTATCTAGGACTCGCTTTGATAATAGGCGTAGTCGTGTTTTTTCGCTTTCTATGGCCTATTTCGACTGCGGCGGGGTTACGAGGAATTCAAAGGTGGGTAATCGGACTAGGCTGGGCGCTCATGACTGTTGGGGTGGCATTCAGTCTGCCGATACAGGCGGCAATTACCTGGAGTGTACATGGGTTTACATCATTCTCTCCGAGGTATCTCTTGAGAACCTTAAATTTTACACTCTTTGGCTACCTCTGGGTTATACAAATGTTGTTGCTCCTTATCGTACCGCCGGTTATAGCCGTTCTCATGAGTCCTCGAATTCGCAATCGTTGGTGGTGGATAGTCTCTCCAGGCTTCCTGATTCCCATCACAATAGGATTAACAGGCCATGCCGTAGCGGAGAGTAATCCAACCCTACCTGTGTTTGCGGTGATCATCCACATCTACGCTGCTTCTATCTGGGTGGGTGGGATCATTGCATCGCTAGTGCTAATCAATATGTCGTTACGAAAACCTGAGTTGTTTGGCCATAGCGAGGTTCTTCACTCGATTAGACGATTCTCAATTGTTGCCGTTTCAAGTGTGATCTTGTTGGGACTAACTGGTTTTTATGCGGCGTTTTTGCACATTCCAACCTGGTACGCCTTATTCCGGACCGAGTATGGTCAAACTTTATTGGTGAAATTGCTATTATTCGGCGCAATGCTACTACTGGCAGCCATTCACTGGGCTAAAAGAACCAAGGTGACGGTTTCTCTACGGACCTTTGTGGCCGCAGAGTTTGTCGTTAGTCTAGCTGTATTTGTTGCGACAGCCCTTTTAACAAATCTACCGACAGGCCAGAATAACCCTGGACCGGTTCACAAAACTCGGTTGATTTCGGACGAAAAAATAACGCTTTCGATCACGCCAAGCCATGTAGGGGAGAACCAGTTCACGGTTTCTGTAACAGACAACAAGGGCAAACCGCTTGGAACCATCCAACAAGTTACTCTCGAATTCAGTTCTGCATCTGTTCCCCAAGGTGCTGAGAACTTAAGGCTTACACGGGAGAGACTTGGAGTCTATTCGGGAAAAGGATTAAACCTCTCCGGTGGAGGTCGCTGGAACGTCACAGTGGACATTTTAACTAATTCATTTACGGATCTGAACGTTACCTTCCCGATTTCCGTCGGCCAATAG
- a CDS encoding YcnI family protein — protein MIRSLIGVGSGLATLSVTATAFAHVIVNPAQSTVGAWQEYTMRVPCEKTDPTMKVVLKIPNGVQFQQYEPVAGWTVQAQKTGQDEVVTWRTIGSGIQPGQFMEFPFIATNPKQPASLDWNAYQYYKDGTIVEWTGAPGSATPHSITQVLTSNTQPTPTSSSGNAAENTSTASFSLGWTTADTWVLTVSIVAILLSGVSIAFSLRGNKKQ, from the coding sequence ATGATACGCAGTCTTATTGGCGTCGGTAGTGGACTTGCCACTCTATCCGTCACAGCTACCGCATTTGCACACGTTATCGTAAACCCAGCTCAATCTACTGTTGGTGCTTGGCAAGAATACACTATGCGTGTTCCGTGTGAAAAAACGGATCCTACCATGAAGGTTGTTCTTAAAATACCGAATGGTGTTCAGTTTCAGCAGTACGAACCTGTTGCCGGTTGGACCGTTCAAGCACAAAAAACAGGCCAGGATGAGGTCGTTACTTGGCGAACCATTGGATCTGGTATTCAACCCGGACAATTTATGGAATTCCCGTTTATAGCAACTAATCCAAAACAACCAGCATCGCTTGATTGGAACGCCTACCAGTATTACAAAGACGGAACCATTGTGGAATGGACAGGTGCACCTGGATCTGCAACACCGCACTCCATCACACAAGTTCTAACTAGTAATACCCAACCGACACCAACAAGTTCGTCTGGTAATGCAGCCGAAAATACTTCAACGGCTTCGTTCTCGCTCGGTTGGACGACGGCCGACACTTGGGTACTTACGGTTTCCATTGTGGCAATTTTGCTATCTGGTGTGTCCATTGCCTTTTCATTAAGAGGTAATAAAAAACAGTAA
- a CDS encoding response regulator: MSGNGAKILVIDDEQQIRKLLRVTLQAHGFEVIESPTADDGLMQAAMSRPDLIVLDLGLPDLPGIEVLKRIREWSNTPVIVLTAKEQEADKVTLLDAGADDYMTKPFGMGELLARIRVALRHVAGASTEPVLVFGELTIDLAKRIVKRSGEAVKLTPTEYDLLKVLATHAGRVMTHQQLLQHVWGSLDEQLDSQYLRVYVGHLRKKLEEDVTHPKYILTEPGIGYRFADFSV, encoded by the coding sequence ATGTCTGGCAATGGGGCAAAAATTCTCGTGATCGATGATGAGCAACAGATCAGAAAACTACTGCGCGTGACATTACAGGCACATGGATTTGAAGTCATTGAATCACCGACAGCTGACGATGGGCTGATGCAAGCTGCAATGTCTCGTCCCGATTTGATCGTTTTGGACCTCGGACTTCCGGACTTGCCAGGGATTGAGGTTCTTAAGCGGATCCGAGAGTGGTCGAATACTCCGGTCATTGTACTGACGGCGAAGGAACAGGAGGCCGATAAGGTAACGTTACTCGACGCGGGAGCAGACGACTATATGACGAAACCCTTTGGAATGGGAGAATTATTGGCAAGAATTCGTGTGGCTTTACGTCACGTTGCAGGCGCATCAACTGAGCCTGTCCTGGTGTTCGGGGAGCTGACCATTGATTTAGCGAAACGCATCGTTAAGCGTTCAGGCGAAGCAGTGAAGTTAACGCCAACCGAATATGACCTTTTAAAGGTCCTGGCAACGCATGCAGGACGTGTGATGACACACCAACAATTGCTGCAGCACGTTTGGGGTAGTCTGGACGAGCAGTTAGATAGTCAGTACCTCCGTGTGTACGTGGGGCATCTCCGAAAGAAGCTGGAAGAGGATGTTACGCACCCTAAATATATTCTCACGGAGCCAGGAATTGGTTATCGATTTGCTGACTTCTCAGTATGA
- a CDS encoding ATP-binding protein, with amino-acid sequence MSERERSELEIEANLDTGPVLVCIGTSPFTENMIRMGQQMADRLKTEWFALFVDNAKTVPTTEEDVNRLSFHMQLAQQLGGEVVSVTGERIGETIIEFARSKHVRHIIIGKPEESRLTNLLRHSIIQQLLNQSDGMVIHVIPGRMDVTESIVHDMPGVRHRWHAYVLVTVFVCLLTVLLHQFNVSRDLVNIALIYLLPVLVSAVRWGLGPAFFASAIGVVAFDFFFVPPTHSFTVADLQYLVSFAVFLGVATLTASLASRLRTQLYFAKQREANTAALYALSRQMTAVSGLGNVLQSIVKQISTTIGHEVVIFLGDNLRDLHLAVSSREEMQDSEIQGDYGVARWVYTHGEIAGHGTRNLRQSPDLYLPLKTDTKIHGVLGIRIARGLTPDKLRLLEALAGLSAMALSRIKLEEEAKVAHLTAESERLRTALLDSISHELRTPLAAIIGSVTGLIETGEVLSTEDRQELLYNIRDGAMRMNRLITNLLGMVRLESGMLRLNKNWCDIQDIVGVALNQFRETPGHRIVVTFSDNIPPAPLDDVLMEQVLVNLLSNAIKYSPVGSEITLSVTFDREQLVVRVADEGVGIPVGEHEKVFDKFYRVQSGLKVPGTGLGLAICKGIVEAHGGTITAAPNSPRGTVFTVTVPIDSGSQF; translated from the coding sequence ATGAGTGAGCGTGAACGCAGTGAGCTGGAAATAGAGGCTAACCTTGATACTGGACCTGTCCTTGTGTGTATTGGTACAAGTCCGTTTACGGAGAACATGATCCGTATGGGGCAACAAATGGCCGACAGACTGAAAACCGAATGGTTCGCCCTGTTTGTCGACAATGCAAAAACAGTGCCAACTACCGAAGAAGACGTCAATCGCCTATCCTTTCACATGCAACTGGCGCAGCAGCTTGGTGGCGAGGTGGTGTCTGTTACTGGAGAGCGCATCGGCGAGACAATCATCGAATTTGCGCGGTCCAAACATGTGAGACACATTATCATTGGGAAGCCCGAAGAATCGCGACTGACAAATTTGCTGCGTCACTCCATCATTCAACAGCTGTTGAACCAGAGTGATGGTATGGTGATACACGTGATTCCAGGACGGATGGATGTCACGGAGAGTATTGTCCACGACATGCCAGGAGTTCGACACAGGTGGCATGCATACGTCCTGGTTACTGTCTTTGTCTGTCTTCTAACCGTATTGTTGCATCAGTTCAACGTGTCCCGAGACTTGGTGAACATTGCACTAATATATCTGCTTCCAGTCCTTGTGAGTGCAGTGCGTTGGGGGCTCGGGCCGGCTTTTTTTGCTTCTGCTATAGGCGTCGTTGCCTTTGATTTCTTTTTTGTACCGCCTACGCACAGTTTCACTGTTGCGGATTTGCAGTACCTTGTTTCCTTTGCAGTCTTTCTTGGTGTCGCTACGCTCACGGCCAGTCTGGCGTCACGACTACGAACGCAACTTTATTTTGCGAAACAACGTGAGGCAAATACCGCTGCATTGTACGCATTGAGCCGCCAAATGACGGCTGTATCAGGGTTAGGAAATGTCCTTCAGAGTATCGTGAAGCAAATTTCCACAACGATAGGTCACGAGGTGGTCATCTTTCTTGGGGACAATCTGCGTGATTTACATCTAGCGGTAAGCTCGCGGGAAGAAATGCAGGACAGTGAAATACAAGGCGATTACGGTGTCGCCCGGTGGGTATACACACATGGGGAAATCGCTGGCCATGGGACTCGTAACCTTCGTCAGTCGCCTGACCTGTATCTCCCCTTGAAAACAGATACCAAGATTCACGGTGTATTAGGGATCCGGATAGCTCGGGGGCTCACGCCCGATAAACTTCGTCTGCTTGAGGCACTGGCAGGACTATCAGCCATGGCTTTGTCTCGTATCAAGTTGGAAGAAGAGGCGAAAGTTGCGCACCTTACTGCAGAGTCGGAGCGGCTCCGAACCGCATTGTTGGACTCCATCTCACACGAATTACGGACTCCGCTTGCCGCCATTATTGGTTCTGTCACCGGTCTGATTGAGACGGGCGAAGTGCTGTCCACAGAGGATCGGCAGGAGCTTCTGTACAACATTCGGGATGGAGCGATGCGTATGAATCGGCTCATCACGAATCTGCTTGGTATGGTTCGCCTGGAGAGTGGAATGTTGCGACTGAACAAGAACTGGTGTGATATTCAGGACATTGTAGGTGTTGCTTTAAATCAGTTCCGAGAAACACCCGGGCACCGAATTGTCGTGACATTTTCCGATAACATACCCCCGGCTCCCCTTGATGATGTACTGATGGAACAAGTCCTTGTTAATCTGTTGAGTAACGCCATCAAGTACTCTCCTGTTGGCAGTGAGATCACTCTATCAGTCACGTTCGACCGAGAACAGCTCGTGGTTCGGGTCGCAGATGAGGGAGTTGGAATACCTGTTGGGGAACACGAAAAGGTATTTGATAAGTTTTATCGGGTTCAGTCCGGACTGAAAGTTCCCGGTACAGGACTGGGTCTCGCAATTTGCAAGGGTATTGTCGAAGCACATGGAGGGACCATCACCGCAGCACCGAATTCACCTCGCGGCACGGTGTTTACGGTGACCGTTCCTATTGATTCGGGCAGTCAGTTTTAG
- a CDS encoding universal stress protein, with protein sequence MNDVHQTGINTPPADNVPKRKCGRLRLFIGAAPGVGKTYTMLREANAMLQQGIDVVIGYVESHHRPETVRQIGELQVLPRKQIEFVGRVFEEIDLDAIVTRAPEVVVVDELAHSNVPGSMHPKRYMDVEYLLNQGIHVMTAVNVQHIEGVHKEVEEVVGIRVREVIPKSFVRRADEIEVIDVTPETLRQRLRDGDIYPIGKVGQALNHFFRKSNLSALRELALREVADGVDARLQQSLDRNQVTGPFGAKETILVCANYLERSEKLVRKGHVMAERMNADLVVLTILNAPRDDLTPKAGEKVSRLVEIAHKYDAQQVLEIRNDRSIGAVIMEVAQRVNATQIVMGQPQGNLLWTMWKDNPVRYLLYNMKYLDLRIVGWKDPRGGSYPNEVKRPQSTSVRSGEESRKGRLTIYVGAAPGVGKTYTMLRDANDWADKGVDVVIGLIETHGRSETAQQVGNLEVLPKLRLFLEGRTYEELDVDRIVRRRPEVVLIDELAHTNVPGSQREKRYQDIEYLLECGIDVVTAVNIQHLESLRDKVEHITGVRVRERIPDWFMDLAREVKLIDVTPETLQQRLVDGKIYSQDKIDRALNHFFRLPNLAALREMALLEVADDVEQRLDRQQSRGKKNRARDSILVCVNYRPHSEKLIRRGWRIADRHNAQLFVLVVVGSKPMTTDEQRDLARIQSLSNQFNAVFLQKQALEQEVGQVIVDTANDLHVTQIVIGQPLSGKGWLRRWKANPVGYVLQHAEFADLHVVSNTRET encoded by the coding sequence GTGAATGACGTGCATCAAACGGGCATCAACACGCCACCCGCTGACAATGTACCGAAGCGCAAGTGTGGTAGGTTGCGGTTATTCATTGGGGCTGCCCCGGGCGTAGGCAAAACTTACACTATGCTGCGTGAGGCCAATGCGATGCTGCAACAGGGGATAGACGTCGTGATCGGATATGTTGAATCTCATCATCGACCGGAAACTGTGCGCCAAATCGGTGAATTACAGGTACTCCCACGTAAGCAAATTGAGTTCGTAGGTCGAGTGTTTGAAGAGATTGACCTGGATGCCATTGTCACGCGGGCGCCGGAAGTGGTTGTGGTGGACGAACTAGCCCACAGCAACGTGCCTGGGTCTATGCATCCGAAGCGATACATGGATGTGGAATACCTGTTGAATCAAGGCATCCATGTGATGACCGCTGTGAATGTACAACACATTGAAGGGGTTCACAAGGAAGTCGAAGAGGTCGTGGGCATTCGCGTCCGGGAAGTGATTCCAAAATCGTTTGTCAGACGGGCGGATGAAATCGAAGTCATTGACGTGACACCGGAAACGTTACGGCAGCGGTTGCGGGATGGAGACATTTATCCAATCGGCAAGGTCGGTCAGGCGCTGAACCACTTTTTCAGGAAAAGCAACCTCTCAGCGCTCCGGGAGTTGGCCTTGAGAGAAGTGGCGGACGGCGTAGATGCACGGTTGCAACAGTCACTGGATCGCAACCAAGTGACCGGTCCGTTTGGTGCGAAGGAAACGATACTGGTCTGTGCCAACTATCTCGAACGCTCTGAGAAGCTCGTCCGCAAAGGGCACGTGATGGCCGAGAGAATGAATGCAGATCTGGTTGTCCTTACGATTTTAAACGCACCTCGCGATGATCTGACTCCGAAGGCTGGGGAAAAGGTATCAAGACTAGTCGAGATCGCTCACAAGTATGATGCACAGCAGGTATTGGAAATACGGAATGACAGAAGTATTGGGGCTGTCATCATGGAAGTGGCACAACGGGTGAATGCCACTCAAATCGTAATGGGGCAACCGCAAGGGAACCTGCTCTGGACAATGTGGAAGGACAATCCAGTTCGGTATCTGCTGTACAACATGAAGTACCTCGACCTTCGCATTGTCGGGTGGAAGGATCCGCGGGGCGGTAGTTATCCGAATGAGGTAAAGAGGCCACAGTCGACATCCGTCCGATCTGGTGAAGAGTCGCGGAAGGGACGCCTAACGATTTACGTTGGCGCCGCGCCCGGTGTTGGAAAAACCTACACGATGCTGCGGGATGCAAATGACTGGGCCGACAAGGGCGTGGATGTTGTGATTGGCCTGATTGAGACACATGGACGCTCCGAAACAGCGCAACAGGTAGGCAATTTAGAAGTACTGCCAAAGCTACGATTGTTTTTGGAAGGAAGAACATACGAAGAGCTGGACGTTGACCGGATTGTCCGGCGTCGCCCCGAGGTTGTGTTGATTGATGAGTTGGCGCATACCAATGTCCCGGGGTCCCAAAGGGAGAAGCGTTACCAGGACATCGAGTACCTACTCGAATGTGGTATCGATGTTGTTACGGCTGTAAATATACAGCATCTTGAGAGTTTGCGGGATAAAGTCGAGCACATTACGGGTGTGAGGGTTCGGGAACGCATTCCCGACTGGTTCATGGATTTGGCGCGGGAAGTTAAACTCATTGACGTGACGCCGGAAACACTACAACAGAGACTCGTAGATGGGAAAATTTATTCTCAAGACAAGATAGACCGGGCGTTGAACCACTTTTTTCGGCTGCCAAACCTGGCAGCACTGCGCGAGATGGCTTTACTTGAGGTTGCAGATGACGTGGAGCAGCGGCTCGACCGACAGCAGAGCAGAGGAAAGAAAAACCGGGCCAGAGACAGCATTTTGGTATGTGTGAACTATCGTCCACATTCAGAGAAGCTGATTCGGCGGGGATGGCGCATTGCAGACCGCCATAATGCCCAATTGTTCGTACTCGTAGTGGTTGGAAGTAAACCGATGACCACGGATGAGCAACGAGATTTAGCCCGAATTCAGAGCCTGAGCAACCAATTCAATGCTGTATTTTTGCAGAAACAAGCCTTGGAACAAGAAGTCGGTCAGGTCATTGTCGACACGGCCAATGATTTGCATGTCACACAGATTGTTATCGGTCAACCGCTTTCGGGAAAGGGGTGGCTACGTCGGTGGAAAGCTAATCCTGTTGGTTACGTATTGCAACATGCAGAATTCGCCGACTTACACGTTGTCTCCAACACGCGGGAGACGTGA
- the kdpC gene encoding potassium-transporting ATPase subunit KdpC codes for MINVIRAIRLSLVLALILGLGYPLLITGVGHLLFPRQAEGSMISEHGRVVGSTLIAQSVTSPGLFHPRPSAVNYAANGSGGSNLGPTNPALVKEVESNLKATGLRGSQVPPDMVESSGSGLDPDISLANAYAQVPRISKATGVPEAKLQSLVQTNAVGRFLGIWGEPYVNVLQLNMAMQSFKG; via the coding sequence ATGATAAACGTGATTCGTGCCATTCGGTTGAGTTTGGTCCTGGCCCTCATTCTGGGTCTCGGTTACCCATTGTTGATTACTGGTGTCGGTCATTTACTATTTCCCCGTCAGGCTGAAGGGTCAATGATCAGTGAACATGGGCGGGTTGTCGGTTCCACCCTGATTGCACAATCCGTGACCAGTCCGGGATTATTTCACCCGCGGCCATCGGCAGTCAATTATGCCGCTAATGGGTCAGGTGGATCCAACTTGGGGCCGACAAATCCGGCACTTGTTAAAGAAGTGGAGAGCAACCTGAAAGCCACAGGTCTCCGAGGGAGTCAGGTTCCGCCCGATATGGTGGAGTCCTCTGGTTCCGGACTGGATCCCGACATTTCTCTCGCCAATGCGTATGCACAGGTTCCACGGATCTCTAAGGCGACGGGAGTGCCGGAAGCAAAATTACAGTCACTGGTTCAGACGAATGCCGTTGGTCGTTTCCTTGGAATTTGGGGAGAACCCTATGTGAACGTCTTGCAACTTAACATGGCTATGCAGAGTTTTAAGGGCTAA
- the kdpA gene encoding potassium-transporting ATPase subunit KdpA — protein MTVNGIVQILSVVGLILLIAIPLSGYIYGVFTGKRSILERVFSPAERGIYKLAGINPAVEMDWKVYLKCLLLVNLVMMVFVYLVFRLQAWLPFNPDHIKNMPWDLAFNTSASFITNTNWQNYAGEQSLSYLSQMIAIQYLQFTSAATGFAAAIAIVRGIVANRSTTIGNFWVDLVKANTRLLLPGAIVFAIVLVGLGLPQTLHGAQTVQTLTGTVQTISRGPVASLEAIKQLGTNGGGFFNANSAHPFEDPSALTTLLEILAMAVIPTALVFSFGRFLKNRKQAVILYSVLTGLLLAGAFTVYAAETAGNPILHDLLGISGPNMEGKEVRFGPALSSLFTAVTTAYTTGAVNNMHDSLTPLGGLVPLLFMMFNLVFGGNGVGLINIIMYLIITVFLAGLMVGRTPEIFGKKIEAREIKLATFGILIHPFLILVATAIAVSTHSGVSSIANPGLHGLSEVLYAYTSGAANNGSAFAGLSGNTPFYNVSLSLVMLLGRFLSLIAMFALAGSLVIKPVIPESSGTLKTDTFSFGMVFLAVVIIVGALTFFPALAIGPIGEHLQMMAGQVNH, from the coding sequence TTGACTGTTAACGGTATCGTTCAAATATTGTCTGTGGTGGGTCTCATCCTGCTCATAGCTATCCCACTCAGTGGATACATCTATGGGGTATTTACCGGAAAACGCAGTATTCTCGAACGGGTATTCAGCCCAGCAGAGAGGGGTATATACAAACTCGCCGGAATCAATCCAGCCGTGGAGATGGATTGGAAGGTGTATCTCAAATGCCTGTTGCTTGTCAATCTGGTCATGATGGTATTTGTCTACCTTGTCTTTCGGCTACAAGCCTGGTTGCCGTTCAACCCAGATCACATCAAGAACATGCCTTGGGACCTAGCATTTAATACCTCTGCGAGTTTTATCACGAACACCAATTGGCAGAATTACGCTGGCGAGCAATCCTTGTCGTACCTCAGCCAAATGATCGCGATCCAATACTTGCAGTTTACGTCCGCAGCGACTGGTTTCGCTGCCGCGATTGCTATTGTTCGGGGAATTGTGGCAAATAGGTCCACAACAATCGGCAACTTTTGGGTCGACCTTGTAAAGGCAAACACCCGGTTGCTGCTACCGGGTGCGATTGTGTTTGCCATTGTTCTGGTCGGTCTCGGACTGCCGCAAACGCTTCACGGTGCACAAACTGTCCAAACACTAACTGGTACGGTGCAAACCATTTCGCGCGGTCCAGTCGCGTCACTGGAAGCCATCAAGCAATTGGGTACGAATGGCGGAGGGTTCTTTAATGCGAATTCAGCACATCCCTTTGAAGATCCGTCAGCCTTGACAACCCTATTAGAAATTCTTGCAATGGCGGTCATACCTACCGCACTGGTGTTTTCCTTCGGACGTTTTCTTAAGAACCGTAAACAGGCGGTTATCCTATACTCGGTTTTGACCGGCTTACTGCTTGCTGGGGCGTTCACGGTGTACGCAGCGGAGACCGCAGGGAATCCCATTCTCCACGACTTGCTGGGGATATCAGGGCCGAATATGGAGGGGAAAGAAGTTCGGTTTGGTCCGGCGCTAAGCAGTTTATTCACAGCAGTGACAACCGCCTACACGACTGGTGCCGTCAATAACATGCATGATAGTTTGACACCTTTGGGCGGCTTGGTACCGCTGCTGTTCATGATGTTCAACCTCGTATTCGGAGGGAACGGCGTAGGGCTTATCAATATCATCATGTATCTTATTATCACGGTGTTCCTCGCCGGATTGATGGTCGGGCGGACGCCGGAGATCTTCGGTAAGAAGATAGAAGCGCGCGAAATTAAATTGGCAACGTTCGGCATACTGATACACCCATTTCTGATTTTGGTAGCAACGGCGATAGCCGTCAGTACGCATTCAGGTGTCTCATCCATTGCCAATCCGGGGCTTCATGGACTTTCGGAAGTCCTTTATGCGTACACGTCTGGTGCCGCCAACAACGGATCAGCCTTTGCAGGACTGAGTGGCAACACGCCGTTCTACAATGTTTCTCTTAGTCTAGTCATGTTACTGGGACGATTCCTGTCACTTATAGCCATGTTTGCTCTTGCCGGGTCCCTTGTGATCAAGCCGGTGATTCCGGAGAGTTCCGGGACGTTGAAGACAGACACTTTTTCGTTCGGCATGGTTTTTCTCGCCGTTGTCATTATCGTTGGTGCACTTACGTTTTTCCCGGCTCTCGCGATCGGCCCGATTGGCGAACACCTCCAAATGATGGCTGGACAGGTCAACCATTAA
- the kdpF gene encoding K(+)-transporting ATPase subunit F has translation MWVLLLIAIVLAIYLIYVVFHPEQF, from the coding sequence ATGTGGGTCCTATTGTTAATTGCGATCGTCCTGGCGATTTACTTGATTTACGTTGTCTTTCATCCGGAACAGTTTTAG
- a CDS encoding transposase: MTTIIILGIIFIPVVMSGTYFMWHRLRLVYDVVALISAIVSFSASSTTIYSVIKNNTVFMTTLHALFIDPFFLIPSAYLGVYVIYMLCIAVFEQFKQ; this comes from the coding sequence TTGACAACAATCATCATTCTCGGGATAATTTTTATACCTGTCGTCATGAGCGGTACATACTTCATGTGGCATCGGTTGCGGCTAGTTTACGACGTGGTTGCCCTCATCTCGGCCATCGTATCCTTTAGCGCATCATCCACAACCATTTACTCTGTTATAAAGAATAACACAGTCTTTATGACAACCCTTCACGCTCTCTTCATAGACCCATTCTTTCTGATTCCATCTGCGTATCTCGGCGTTTACGTGATTTATATGTTATGTATCGCCGTCTTCGAACAATTCAAGCAGTGA
- a CDS encoding DinB family protein — protein sequence MLKEVSDHFEVLTLVHQTIDNMIEGLSQDQWLYRPNGTFNNIASIIDHTARVEKKFISAISGEPLDIDTQAPFKESQWDVPTIQKAWVDTLPYTRDVLERLTESDLDKPGLSLRVGELNRRQLIVFTISHTTHHRGQIPLVMKLFQG from the coding sequence ATGCTGAAAGAAGTATCCGATCACTTCGAAGTGTTGACATTGGTGCATCAGACTATTGACAACATGATAGAGGGCTTGAGCCAAGACCAGTGGTTGTATCGCCCGAATGGGACCTTCAATAATATAGCTTCTATCATCGATCATACTGCAAGAGTGGAAAAGAAGTTCATCTCTGCAATATCGGGGGAACCGCTGGATATTGACACCCAAGCACCATTCAAGGAAAGTCAATGGGATGTCCCAACTATTCAAAAGGCTTGGGTGGATACACTGCCATATACTCGAGATGTGTTGGAGCGCTTAACTGAATCCGACCTCGACAAGCCAGGGTTGTCATTAAGAGTAGGTGAGTTGAACCGTAGACAGCTCATTGTGTTCACCATTAGTCATACCACGCATCACCGTGGACAGATTCCGCTTGTGATGAAACTATTCCAGGGATGA